TTCATCCTCGGCGGCGACCAGGTGCTCGCCATGCAGGTACTGGCGAACACCCCGGCCGAGCAGTCGATGCACTACGCGTCCGGCCGCGGGGTGGTGTTCGGCGGCACGAGCGCAGGAAACGCGGTCGAGTCGGTGAGCATGGGTGCCGGTTACGCCCCCAGTGGCTACCCCGAGAACGCGATGGAGCGAGGCCAGGCGCTCATCTTCTGGGGTGACGACGCGGCGAGCGACGAGCGGGGGTTGTCCTTCGGCTCGCGCAAGATCATCCTCGACCAGCACTTCTACCAGCGAGGACGCTTCGGTCGGCTGGTGGAGTACACCGCGGAGTCGGCGCAGCGCTACGGCGGCGCCGGCAAGCTCGGCCTCGGGGTCGACTTCGCCACCGGGCTGGCCATCACCGACGACACGAGCGTCGCTCGTCCGTACGGCGCGTCCTCGTCGACCTTCATCGACCTCAGGCACGCGTCCGCACCGACCTGGGTCGGACCACGGCAGACACTGACCTTGCGCGGCGCGCTCACACACCTGATGGCGCCGGGCACCAGGATGACCTACGACGTTGCGTCGCGCACGCCGTCATCGGGCGGCGCGCCGGTCGCCGCACCGGTCCAGCAGGCGCTGCCGCCCCTGGCCACGAAGCGGACGCTCTTGCTCGGCGGTGGACAGAACGACTCAGCATCGTCGGGTGCCCTTCGATCGTTCGTGTCCGCGGCCGGTGGGAAGGGACCGGTCGTCGTGATCGCTGCCGGCTACGCCGACGAGGCCTCGGGCCGGGCAGCTGCCGCGAAGTACGTGAGCGCTGTCAAGGGAGCTGGTTGGTCGGGTGCGACCAGGTCGGTGGTGCAGGGCAGCGACAAGGTCAACCCGGGCACCATCGCCGGCGCCGCGGCTGTGCTCTTCGTCGGTGGTGACCAGTCGGCGATACCGAAGGCGCTGCATGACAAGCAGTTCACCCAGACGGTCAAGGTCGCCGTGACCACCACAATTGTGATGACGGACGGTGCGATGACGCCCGCGCTGGGTGCGAACTACCTGGCCAACCCCGATCCGGACCTCTTCGATGAGGACGAAGCGATCGCCCAGTTCCGCACCTCCTACCCGGTGCTGGCCACCGGCCTCGGCATCGTGCCGGGCTACCGCTTCGAACCGGAGCTCACCGAGGGTTACCGCTGGGGTCGCCTGTACACCGGTGGGAAGGCCGCACCGTCCACTGTTGGAGTCGGCATCAGCGAGCGGACGGCGTTGCGCGTCAGCAGCGCACAGGCCACAGTCATCGGTGAGCGGAGCGTCGTGGTCGTCGACGGGCGGCAAGCTCGCTGGCTGCCCGGCTCGAACGGCGCGCTCGGAGCAATCAACGTGTGGTTGAGTGCGTTCGGACCCACATCCACCGTCCGGTAGCTCGGACCCCGATTCGGTCAGTTCGCGGTGCTCAGTCCCTGTGCCTGCACCGCGGCTCGAATCTTCGGCAGCCACGGGTCGTCAGCACTCACGAACGCGGCCGGCGTGCCGAGCGGCGCGGGCACGTCGGTGGTCAGACCGCCGGAGTAGCTGGCCCCGGTGAAGATGTTGACCCACGTGCCGGGTGGGAACGAGACCGTCGCCGTCCGAGAGCCTTCGGCCAGCACCGGCGCGACGAGGAGGCTGCGCCCGAGGAAGAACTGCCTGTCATTCGCGGCCGCAGTGGTGTTCGGCCAGTTCACCCAGGTGTGCCGCACCGCAGGAACGCCGTCGCCGGTCGCTTCGGCGAGCACGGTCGCCCGATACGGCGCGAGCGCAGCGAAGATGCGCGAATTGCGTGCTGTTGCAGCGAGTTCGGCGGTGTCGTAGACCTGACGATTCTGCGCGGGCCGGTTGCCCTCGTGTGATCGCAGCACCACCCCGAACGCAGCGACCTCACCCCAGCGCTGCAGCAGTTCGGGGGAGCGGACGTAGTTCTTCACGACCGCGTTCACCGAGGTGTAGCCGCCCAGATCGCTGTGGTTGAGGGCCCAACCCGACACGCCGCTGGAGAAGGTGCCGAGCAAGCTCGAGGCAAGCCCGTCGTCGGCCGACCAGGTCACCAGCTGATCGCCGTTCCAGAACAGCGGGGTGTCGCCGGCCATGTCCGGGGTGCCGGAGCGGAACCACGTGACGCAATCGGTGCGGCCCGCGGCAGCGCAACCGGCCTTCACGGTGTCGGCCCATAGTTTCGGCCAACGGTTGTGCAGGGTGCGCGCATCGCCGGAGTGCAGGCGCGCGTCCATCGGCAGCCCTTCACCGAAGTCGGCCATGAAACCGACCACTCCATCGGCCAACACGTGTTGCGCGATCACTTGGGAGAACCATTGCCGGGCAGCCGGATTGGTGAAGTCGACCATCGTCGCGGAGAAACCGCCCTGGTCCTGCTGGTACGGCTTGCCGGCGGCGTCGCGAATCAGGTAACCGCGGTCGGCGGCCTGCGCGTAGAGGTTCGTGCCGGGCCGTCCGGTCGCGTCGGTGAGGAAGGGGTTGACGTAGGTGGTGGTGCGGATGCCTTGACTCTGCAGTTCCGCAACCAGACCCTTCCAGTCGGGATACCTGGTGGGGTCGGGTTGCCAGGTCCACCAGAGTCGGTCGCCGAAGCCGGTGGTGCGTTGCCCCGCCCAGTCCTGGATCCACACTCCTGCAACCCGCACCCCCGCGGCCTTCAACCGGCGGACGGTGTCGCGCACCTTCGCGCTGCCACCCTGCACTCCGACGATCAGACCGTCCTGGGTCCACGACGCCAGTTCGGGGCGGGTGACGGCGCCTTGTTGTTGGGTAATGAGGCCGGTGGCGGACTCGGCGGCTGTCAGTTCGAGATGCAGCGTGCGGCTCCAGACCTGCAGTCCGACGCGGTCACCGTTGCGGGTGTCGGCGACCGCGAACGCTCCCGCCTCGGGGCTGGTCGGGCTGACCCGCACCCCGCGCAGGTCATCGGTGACGAAGGTCGGGTAGGCGGCGTACGTCATCTGGCGGGTGCCGCCGGCGCCGTGCTGCGTGGCATCGGCGAGGAAGGTGACCGGCTGCTCCCCGCGCCCGACCCCCTGCTCGCGCACCAGCAGCGGAATGAGCCGGCCCGAGAGGTCGAAGCTGTCGAACTGTTCGCCGAAGCCGTGCACCCCGCGCCCGGGCGTGCGCCCGGTCTGGAAACCGATCGCGTCGACGGCGGTCGAGGTGGTGCTGAGTTGCACGTCC
This genomic stretch from Calidifontibacter indicus harbors:
- a CDS encoding alpha-glucosidase, coding for MSTAVVRRTRRRRWPRRLLVSLVVLALVAAAGLVTWARTFPADDVEVVRPTKLTFAPGVGGARVQDLEAVVFGDRLQLQRNERVVWTSPINQSFVTAAKATVKYDDHHGYFWPTVSTGREWTTQRVDSVRAQGDRIVVSGVLTGSPQVPYTMTIAPRAAGGLDVQLSTTSTAVDAIGFQTGRTPGRGVHGFGEQFDSFDLSGRLIPLLVREQGVGRGEQPVTFLADATQHGAGGTRQMTYAAYPTFVTDDLRGVRVSPTSPEAGAFAVADTRNGDRVGLQVWSRTLHLELTAAESATGLITQQQGAVTRPELASWTQDGLIVGVQGGSAKVRDTVRRLKAAGVRVAGVWIQDWAGQRTTGFGDRLWWTWQPDPTRYPDWKGLVAELQSQGIRTTTYVNPFLTDATGRPGTNLYAQAADRGYLIRDAAGKPYQQDQGGFSATMVDFTNPAARQWFSQVIAQHVLADGVVGFMADFGEGLPMDARLHSGDARTLHNRWPKLWADTVKAGCAAAGRTDCVTWFRSGTPDMAGDTPLFWNGDQLVTWSADDGLASSLLGTFSSGVSGWALNHSDLGGYTSVNAVVKNYVRSPELLQRWGEVAAFGVVLRSHEGNRPAQNRQVYDTAELAATARNSRIFAALAPYRATVLAEATGDGVPAVRHTWVNWPNTTAAANDRQFFLGRSLLVAPVLAEGSRTATVSFPPGTWVNIFTGASYSGGLTTDVPAPLGTPAAFVSADDPWLPKIRAAVQAQGLSTAN